A window of Kocuria sp. TGY1127_2 genomic DNA:
AATAGCCCGTGAACGCGGAATCATTCTGGCGGACACCAAGGTTGAGTTCGGGCTGGACTCCTACCGCGGGGAAGTAACCTTGGGCGACGAGGTCCTCACCCCGGATTCGTCACGGTTCTGGGACGGCGCACAGTGGGGCCCGGGACGGCCGCAACCCAGCTTCGATAAGCAATTCGTGCGGGATTGGTTGTCCTCCGAAGCTTCTGGATGGGACGGATCGTCGACGCCGCCCGAGTTGCCTGCGGAAATCGTTGACAAGACCCGCGCACGTTACGTCGAGGCCTACGAAAAATTGACCGGCCTCGAATTCTCCGCGTAAGCGACCCCATAAAACCACTGGATGTGTTCGCGAACGCGCTCGGCAGCCGTTTCGGGTCGGCGTTCGCGAACCGCGGCAAGGATGCCTCGATGCTGTTCCTGGAGACGGCGTCGAACCTTGGGCCAATCTCCGAGACGAGGAACTCCTTCTCGAACGTAACCGACGGTGGCTTGACGTAGGGAATCCAAGATTGTGGTGATCACGACGTTCCCTCCGAGGCTTGAAATGAGCAAATGGAATTGCGCATCCAACTCGTGGAAGCGGGCATCCGGCAACAGGGGGTCGTCCATCTCGTCGAGAAAGCGGTTTGCCTTGGTCAGCACCACTTTGTCCTGTGTGTTCGACCAGCGGGTCGCGGCCTCCGCCGCGGCTTGGGACTCCAATTGCTCGCGGGTCGACACCACGTCTCGCACAGGCAGGAAGTTGGACGCCAAGTGCATGCGAAGGCCCCAGCCAAGGGCGGCGGAAGGTTCGGAAACGACAAC
This region includes:
- a CDS encoding FadR/GntR family transcriptional regulator — protein: MENKTYSIVLKNIEDRLRSGELSVGDRLPSERTLAEEFGISRASVREAIRVLDAMGLVRSGVGSGPSAGAVVVSEPSAALGWGLRMHLASNFLPVRDVVSTREQLESQAAAEAATRWSNTQDKVVLTKANRFLDEMDDPLLPDARFHELDAQFHLLISSLGGNVVITTILDSLRQATVGYVREGVPRLGDWPKVRRRLQEQHRGILAAVRERRPETAAERVREHIQWFYGVAYAENSRPVNFS